A segment of the Zonotrichia albicollis isolate bZonAlb1 chromosome Z, bZonAlb1.hap1, whole genome shotgun sequence genome:
CCTGGGCACAAAGACAGACTCAGCACCACAGCACGCACCGCACAGCTGGCCCGGCAGGTGAAAGGGAACAGCCAAGAGCCCTCTCCACCGCACCTGACCACGACGTCTCCCAGCCAGAACTTTCACAAGCCCGGCACACCGCTGCCACCACAATCCCCAACCACGGACACCCCAACCAAACACTTCCCCAAAACCAATACAGCCACCAGTAGAGACTGGAAACTACAGGCAGAAACTCCGGACAATCAGAAAGCGATGAAGGGAAAGCTGCCTTGCATACAAAGCCCCGCACCCGGAGGCACCCCAagcacagccaccagcagcaccagccagcctcaccaggctcctcctgcccagcagcacccaaCAGCGCCCGCAGACTCACCATGCCGGCGCCCACAGCCTCAGCGCCACGCCTGCCGCACGCCGCCCCGgcgctcctgctcctcctcaccgCTCTGgccagcagcctggcctgccAACACCTCTGGACGCACGAGGACACCTTCCCCGGCGACGCTCTCCGCCTCCTCCAGGACATGGCTGTCggccacacacagccctgccacctGACAGAGCCGCCCTTCTTCCCCGCCGGCCTGCTCCACAACAACCTGCAGCCGCACCAAGCCGCCGCCACCGCCCTGCGCATCCTGCAGCACCTCTTCCACACCCTCAGCTCCAACAGCACCCGCCAGCACTGGCCCAGCCACGCTCGCAACCACCTCCTCAACAAGCTGCAGCACCACATCCACCACCTGGAGCAATGCCTCCCCGACAACGCCGCGCCCTTCAAAGGACCACGCAACCCGCTGCTCGCCATCAACAAGTACTTCAGGGACATCCACCTCTTCCTGCACGCCCACAACCACAGCGCCTGCGCCTGGGACCACGTCCGCCTCGAAGCTCGTGCCTCTCTACAGCACCTCCACAACCTCACACGCACCATGCGCCGCTAGCGCCAACACCCACACACCCAGACACACCTACGCCCCAAAGCCACCTCCAACCCCACCTGGGCCTCCTCTCACCTGGCACCGCACGCAGCCCTGAGGCAGCCGCACGGCACCCGCAGCCTTCAACCGCTGCATCTCCAGCCATTCAGCTGCTCCTACTCAGATCCACAAAAGACTTTCTCCACTTATTTATAGACTGatatgtttatttatttctttatttatataatttatctcattatttatgtatttatttttctaccTCTTCACTTGTTTATGCCACGACAAATAAAGACTTATGACAAAACACTTGCCACTgcctctcctctctccagcaCTGCAACCACTCTTTGCCACCGGGGAAAGCCATCTCCACCCAACACACACTCCAAGCCCTGCTCCAAACAGCCCCCGACCACTCTTCTCAATGGCCCCTGCCcaagcagcatcctgcaccAGCCTCTGAGCACAAACACTGCCAGTCTTTGGCCAACAccaccaaacagcaccaaaaaGATGAACACCCGCAGGCCGCTGAGGAGCACCGTTGCACCTCATCTGCTTTAACCACACCTTGCTCCATCCGCCCAATCCATGCCTCTCTGACGCACAGACGAGGATGTCGTGCGCGACACTGTCAAACATTCGCACAAAGCCAGGAACACAAGGTCACGTTGCTCGCCCCTCTCCACCACTGCTGTGGAGCCCTAACCATAGAACAGCACCAAAACCACCAGGAATGGCGATTCTGCACTTTGGAATGccatgctccctgctcccaatcACCCCTTGCTTCTCCACTGGCCTTAGCATAGTCTCCCGCAGAAGCAGCCTCATCTTCTTGcctgacacagagctcagcctcaCTGCTCCGGAGCTCCCACACtcttctgcttttccctgtCTAAGACAGGGAGTTCTGTTTCTCATCTCCCACTTCTTGGGCACTTCCACTGACAGACACCAGGTTTCAAAACCCATCCACATTGGCCTACCAACTCCACCTCAAAGTTCCCTCAGGACTCATGCATTCGCCTCTTCATGTGTCATCCACCTGGACACCTTCAGGTCGCTAAGAGGGTCTCAAACTCGACCCTCTCCTACACTGGCCTGGGGTCTCCATTCTTCAGGCAGGGCTCTCAGCATTCGCCTTGTGCGACTTCAGCAGCGTGCCTGGAGAGCGCTGACACACAAGGCTACAAACACCCACTCCTCTCCACAGCCTCTTTGCCCCAAAGGCACAGAACCTTCAAATCCCATGATCCGCTCCTAGCAACCATCCGACCATAATCCATGAGGCCAGGGTGATCATGCCAATGCAGATCTCTGCACACCCCAAACGCCTCTCCACTACTCCCCAGCTTTTGGGCGCTTTTGGAAAGGCATCTGAAACTACTGGCAAACCTTCACTACTCCAGCCACAGAAGTCCAGCCCCCGCAGCCTTGCTCACACCCGATGTCCTCTAGACTCCTGTGCCTCTTCAGAGCCATCCCCTCCAAGGATGCCACACCTCTCACGGACTAACGAGCCCTGAACAGGACACACTCTTGCAGGAAAGGGCTCTGGCAATGCCAAAACACACCACCATTGCTTTCATGGGGGACAGTGCTCTTTGGCCCTGTGGCCGCCTCATCCACTCAGGCACGGATCTCCAAAGCCAACCCTTGCTCCAGG
Coding sequences within it:
- the LOC141727020 gene encoding interferon-like is translated as MPAPTASAPRLPHAAPALLLLLTALASSLACQHLWTHEDTFPGDALRLLQDMAVGHTQPCHLTEPPFFPAGLLHNNLQPHQAAATALRILQHLFHTLSSNSTRQHWPSHARNHLLNKLQHHIHHLEQCLPDNAAPFKGPRNPLLAINKYFRDIHLFLHAHNHSACAWDHVRLEARASLQHLHNLTRTMRR